The Benincasa hispida cultivar B227 chromosome 9, ASM972705v1, whole genome shotgun sequence genome has a segment encoding these proteins:
- the LOC120085025 gene encoding outer envelope pore protein 16-4, chloroplastic: MEEELNGVVPCSSLAVESTIRVGTAGALWGLCMGPYNSRKNGLSGVGHAAFVAKSVGKYGFQCGLVAGTFTLTHCGIQRYRRKNDWLNGLIAGAVAGAVIATRTRSWSQVVGMTALVSAFSAAAEYSRSL, from the exons ATGGAAGAAGAACTAAACGGCGTCGTTCCATGTTCTTCCCTCGCCGTCGAATCCACCATTCGTGTCGGAACG GCCGGCGCTCTATGGGGTTTGTGTATGGGGCCGTACAATTCTCGTAAAAATG GCCTCAGTGGCGTCGGCCATGCTGCTTTTGTG GCAAAGTCTGTTGGAAAATACGGCTTTCAATGTG GACTTGTTGCTGGAACTTTTACTCTGACTCACTGTGGGATTCAAAGATATAGAAGGAAGAATGATTGG TTGAATGGTTTGATTGCGGGTGCGGTCGCAGGAGCAGTGATTGCTACAAGGACTAGAAGTTGGTCGCAGGTAGTTGGGATGACTGCTCTTGTCTCTGCCTTCAGTGCTGCTGCTGAATATTCGAGATCACTTTAG
- the LOC120085075 gene encoding 60S ribosomal protein L22-2-like: protein MSRGAAASGGPKGKKKGVTFVIDCAKPVEDKIMDIASLEKFLLERIKVGGKAGALGDSVTVTRDKNKITVNSDSNFSKRYLKYLTKKYLKKHNVRDWLRVIASNKDRNVYELRYFNIAENEGEEED from the exons ATGAGCCGTGGAGCAGCCGCATCCGGTGGCccgaaggggaagaagaagggcGTGACCTTCGTCATCGATTGTGCGAAGCCAGTTGAGGACAAGATCATGGACATCGCCTCGTTGGAGAAGTTTCTTCTCGAGAGGATCAAGGTCGGCGGCAAAGCTGGGGCACTTGGCGACTCCGTTACCGTCACTCGGGACAAGAACAAGATCACCGTCAACTCCGATAGCAATTTCTCCAAGAG GTATCTCAAATACTTGACTAAGAAGTATTTGAAGAAACACAACGTTAGAGATTGGCTTCGAGTTATTGCTTCGAACAAGGACCGCAACGTCTATGAATTAAGATACTTCAACATTGCCGAGAACGAGGGCGAGGAGGAAGATTGA